Below is a window of Musa acuminata AAA Group cultivar baxijiao chromosome BXJ3-11, Cavendish_Baxijiao_AAA, whole genome shotgun sequence DNA.
TGATTTGGCCCCCATTGGATGTTTCATTATTTTTCCCAGCAACAGCAGACTGAAATACTTCATGAAGATGAGGAAGCGCCCCCTCTCCAGCTGTCTCGAGAACATTGCAACTACCAAGAACAAGACCCTCTGGCAATCCTTTCTTTTGCATGAACCCCTTCAGATTTGTGACAATTATCTCTGTTGGATTCTCAGATACCCCATGGAATTTCTTAAATCCAGTAACATGAATGGTTACCGTGGAGGGCCCTTCAGAACCCATCTTCCTTAATTTTTCACGTACAATGAACTGACCAAGTCTTTAGCGGTCTACAGGTAAATGAATTCTTTGTCAAACTAGCCAAATGTACCTACAAGATTACATCAAACAAATCAAACAGAATCATCTTATCACATGTAATTCTGCATATTGAGATATGAAACCTCAACAAATAATGAAAACAGAGCAAAAATAAACAGTAATTATGGTCACACGATGAAATCTCAAGAAAGCTCTAAAATATGGAACATCCAATGAAGAGATCATGTAAATGGTTCAAAAATGAGTATCAATCAAAAACAACGTCAAGCAAACAATGACTATGATACGACTCCTCTGGGCAACCAGATTGAAAAACAACTCAAGCATTATTCCAAGAAACAAGTAGCTGATGCAGAAACCTGAGATCAATTATTTCCATAATCGAAATAAGCCAATTCGGAGGAAATATAaagcaagcaaagaagaaacattGCGAGAAGTTCAACGAATGAGGCTAACAAAAAACCTAGTCTGTCGCTAATTATTAATGAAGTTCTCTTCTTTTCTAAGAAAGATCTCCAACAAAGGAGACGATAACAAATTAAACCCCAAATGACCTCCTACGCTCATCAAATAATCAAAACGCCGTAGCATGATGAACACCTTTTCTTGACTAGTACACTATAAGAATCGGAAATCAGAGATCAATCCACCAATGAAATCAATCAAACAACCACACAGAAAGAAACTCAAAAAACAAAGCCAATAAACAGTGTATTAGAATTCACAGATTTTACTTCGCTTTTATAAAATGCCGAAAAGCCAGGAAACCCCAGCCCTACAGTCCCCGTTGACAGAGACTAAATTCTCGGGGAAAAAACTcaaaaagccaaaaaaaaaaaaattgaaacccGAGCAGAAAGAATCGAGAAACCTAGGACACAATACGAGAAGACGGCATCTTTCTCGGATTTCGACGCCCATCGATCAAGGAAAAACCTAAAGGCCTCACCTTTGAGCCTCTTGGAATCAGAGAAATGGAATCAACAGCGAAAGAATCGATCTTTTCGATATATAAACCTAAATTGAGCAACTAGTGGTGATGACGAGAGGGAACAGAGCTGGTAGCGAAAGATGAAGAAAGCGAAAGAGAGCGAGAGCGAGGGAGGATACAGACAGGAGGCAGACGGCGACGGATTCCTCATTCAGGAAACGACCATACAGATTGCTGAAGAGACCGAAGTTACGAAGGATCATCGGAGAGGAGAGGAGTAGAGGAAGAATAGAGACACGCCAGCGTCGGTGTAAAGTCAAAAACCTGACATGGAGGATTCCTGCCTTCTCTGTGTCGCCATCCGCCACTGCCAATATTTAAGCCCTAATCGATGCATCCATGAATTGGACTATTAGGTGGCATTCCACCCATCCTAAGAAAAAGAAGTGCGTGCATGGATTGCTTCTTTATCTCACCCTCCAAATTATTGACGTCAATGATTGGAACCATTTGGTGGCATCATCGCAAGCTTTTGGATAGACACTATCATTAATATCATTTAATACGATAGTCCAAATAAATTATATCCGAAATTACCGAAGAAAATATTCATCGTTCTTTGAATGCACCTCTCAAAGTTTCATCCTTCACCTAAAGAAAGCGACAATTTTTGTGCCGATGAGTCTTCCAATGATCTTATCTGTTATCTTTAAAGAAGATAATGACATCACCTTCAAAGCCTTATCTGAAGAAACCGAGCGTAGCTATCGCCTTGTCGCCAACGTGATTGGTCGGCGGTTTCCGGCCGCACCGAAAACCCACGAAAGGCATTCGCCCGCAGTTTCCCATGGAACATTGCGATCGTCCGATATCGACCGTAGGATCGACGGGATTCAGCCATCGGACGGTGGAGATGGCTGGGACGCGAACCCGGGGCTGAGTTTACATATTTTGTTTGTTGAAGAATGAGAGTAGAAAATGTGCTGAGCATTTTCTTGAAAAGCCCTccttttccaaatatttacaatgaAATTATTTCACTTTGTTACTTTACATTATTATTTAGGTCCCGAAAAGGTTgtctagaaaatataaattgtaggGGTGTTTATGAAAATATTACTTCGGGGGGGAGAGAAAAAGAGGGAATAAAAATATCTGCGGTTGGATGGAATTTGGACCGCCGAAGAGTGGAAGGAGGTCTCGCGGTTCCCGCCGGAGTCAATGCCAGTCCTACTCCCGTCGTCCGCTACGGCCGAGGCGCACGCCATGGTCTCCGTGTCTTCGTCGATCGCGCGGCCCTCCTCCGTACGACTTCTCCCGCTCCCCGCCCCTCGCTTTCCTCCCGTGAGTCTTCGCGTCTCTTCTTCTACCCCGTTCTTGCTCGAATCCAGTTCCTCTTAGGTAAGCCCACACTGTACATGGAAAAGGGTTGAAGAGATCTGTTTGATCGCTTGATTTTGTATATCTCAACTCGGCCCTTCAAAGGAATTAATGCATCGGTGACTCCAATAAGTATTTGATTTACTACCCGAGCTGGGTCCTCTACGTTCGCTGTGCTTTGGAATTGCTCCTAAAGGCGAAGCATTTTTTCTGGCATGGTAAGTTCCGGATTAGGATGAAGCATGTGGCAGATCCCGAAGTTATGATGCTCGTCGATATGTGTGACTGACCGAAATCGATTAGTTTGCGTcgtaatagaattctgatgaatGGTAGCAATTGGAATATTGTTCCTAATTACTACACGTGTGCGTGCAAGACACTTCGAACTTGGTGATCCGGTCTGGTGCTGCTTCATGCTACTTGAAGTGGGCATTGtgcttcttttgcttaattttgagtCACTTGTTACCTTGATCTGCAAGGTAATGATGATTATGACGGGCATCATGCTCCGtttgcttttttctttttgtgcgTGTGTTACTTGTTAGTGTCACCTTGATCTGTAAGAGAAGGATGATTGTGACGTTTCATTTATACAGTTAACACTAAAGTTATAGACTTTTAAGCTGTTagttatatattattaatataattggAGATTTGCATTAAAATCAATAAGTTTAGCATGCAAAAGCATCGTAAAGATTTGATACTTCCATCAGAAATCTTTTTCCTTCTTGAACTGGAATAAGCTATAATAGGAAAATCATGTCATATCAACTTATTTCCATTGTCCTTTTTCACCTATAGAACTAGCCGAAATCAAATGGCACTCATTCACTTGTTTTTGCTTGTTTTAGACATTACTAAGTGATTCTACCTAACATGCTAAACTGTAATGTCTTCTCATTTGGACAACCATTTATATGCATAGTTCAAAAAGGCTGCCAGACACACCAGAACATCAAAATTACATCTGAGCTTCATTTATTCTGGAGCTTTGAATAAATTTCCTCTGTAAAATATTTAATGAATAGAAAACATAATGACTTAAGCATAGCTGTCCTGTAgagcaataacaacaacaacaaaaacaagccATAATATCCCAATTTGGGTTGGCATACCTGAACTGtatgaataaaaatttacaatTAATTCTTGTAAAATTTTGAAATAACAGCTTTCTGAATGCTTATCATACTTATCAGATTGCTTTTGCTTGTGAAACTTGAAATAGCAGTTTTCTGAACACTTTATCACATGTCCATTATTGTTTCATCATTATCAGATGACTTTTGCTTGGTTACTTTATcagatatttataaatatattgatCTTAAATGCATTACTTTGTGTaactctttttcttctttagaAACATAAACATACAAATTTGGAAGCAAGGCATCGTCCCTCCTGTGAAGCTCTGTGCCTGTGGTGAACATATTGTGAATTTTTTGTTAGCGGAATTCTATGAGCAACATACATGGTTCAGACTACACAGTGCAGATGCCTTATGAACTTTGAAATTGGCATTAAACTGATAGCCCGAATTACATTGCACTGGATGCTAAGAAGGTGCCAGTTTTAAGGTTACCCAGATAGTCATCTTGGAAATTTGTACTAATGTTATCTTGGTAGGATGCATctgttgttcttttctttcttatgcTCCTCCAAATTTTTTCCTAATTATGCTTAGTTTTCACCAGGGAATTCTGTTTTTATTGCTTTTGTATGATACTTCTGAGGAGAGATGTTGGTCCGTACATTTGCCATTTTATATATAATAGTATGTGTTTTGAACTGCACATTTGCCTTCTTATATATCATTGTATTCATGTTGGACTGTACATTTTCCTTCTTATGTATCATAGTACTGTACTGATGAAATATTTCTAGGTTGTATCAAAATGCTTCTTCCATTGTGCTGCTTCTGGTACCACCACTAGAGTTTGTGAATTAAAGATTTGGATGCTTGAGAAGCTTAAATGGCGGAAGAATTTCAGAACACATGGATGGGAAAAGAAGCCCAGGATGCTTCAAGTCCAAGGTAAAGATGAAAGTCATGATCACATAGAGGTTTTCACTATCATGTGAAAGGAGGACAGCAAAGATATGTGGTTCAGTGGTTGTTCAAGTTGAATGGTTAAATGAATATTAAAGAGCTATCAACAAAGGCAGTTTTTATTTGCTTTATCAATTATTTATTAAAATCTATGTTTCATGATGGTGCTAATCAATCTGTGAGTTAGCTGGTGTAACATTATCAATGGAAAGTATTTACAGCTTGTTCCTTCTCGTACTAATGACTTTTCCTCTTTCCACCTCTATCACACAATATTGTCTGAAGATGACATATTTATTTATGCAGATTCAGTTGAAGAAACAACATCAAATTCTGAAGTTGCAGAAAGTTCTCCTCCTAATGTTCAGCCAATTATTCCTAAATATCTTGAGTCTTCCACGGAATCTTCCTCATCTTCTGCTTATGGAAATTCAGTTGATAGAGCACCCTCTCTTTGTATAGCTGTTGTAGGAGCTACTGGTGAACttgcaagaaacaaaatatttccaGCATTATTTGCCCTGTATTATAGTGGTTTTCTTCCAGAGGTATAGTTTTCTTTGGATCCTCATCTGTTGCATCTATTTGTTTGGATGTCTTTTTTGCCTTTCCATTGTTGGCTGATGCATGTGAAATTATGTCTACATATGCAATCAACATTCATTTGTGTTTTTCAACCAATATTTGGGCTCTATTATGTATGACCTGATGATTTTAGTAGTTTTTTGGTCTGCACTATTTAATTCAATTTTCTTGGCTGATTGACTTTGCAGTTTGCATTACATGATTGTAACTTTTtccaaaacaaaaaggaaaggaagTGAATAAAAAAACAACAATTGTAGTTTGGTATCCTGGGTCGaacccaaatagttgagacttaaggTGTTGTTGTTTGGTATCTTCGATACCGGATGGTACCAGTGGAGAACAGCGATCATGCCTAGCCTATTCATCAAATTTCTAGGTGTGGGCCTCTGTCGATACTTTTTGTTCTCCATGGCCAAAAGCAATGAATTGAAACCAATTTCAGTGTTTTCAGTAATTTTGTATCTTTTATGGAACTGCTTTGCAGGAAAACATGTTCCTTGCTTACTATGGTGTCCTCTTATCCCTCCCTTTCTGTCACAGTGAAACTCTTCTTTTCTGGTTGCCTTCTAAAACGTTACTAGCTTTGATGGTTGGCCTGGTTGGTTAGCAGACCTATATTCTCTGTATTTTGTGTGTTTGATTCATCATCTTCATACCGGTGTCTTCTCTCAAGTTCTGAATTACTATATGAACCTACAATATGTATCTGAACACATTGTTCTTGTAAAGTATTAAAACATCAGACTTTGTACAACAAAGCTGCATACTTGGATAACTACCAAAGCAGAGTACATACCGAGTGTGATCTTTTAAAAATGTTAATTAGGGAGGAGCAGAGTACGTATCGAAGATGATATTTTTAAAGGTTAACTAGGGTTAATGCTTAACATACATTACTGTTATTCTAATTCCTAGACCAAAGATATACTAACATGTTTAGGATAATAACATGAGTATCCCATGGTTATAAAACTTGGCTTTCTTTGATAGGTTCCTTTTACAAActgtttttcatgatttgttaTCTTACTTTATCTGATACCATATCAACAGCTTTGACACCACAGTTTTAATCTGATATCTTATTAAGAATGATCATCATCTGTACATATGACATGCCATGATCCATCATTGTAGTCTTCATGGTATAGCATGTTCTTGGTTTAGACCCAGAGTTAATGAAATAATTAAATCTCATTAACCTTATATAGTACTCTCAGGTGCTCTGCTTTGTCCTGACCATCGGACTTGACAAATTAATTGGTACTGATTTGTCAACAGGATAtgcgaaatgcaaagtattaaatATGTTTAATCTGTTTAGATTTTAGTTGTTTGGTAATTTCTTTATCTGAGTGTTCTTGTTGTACTCGCACTTAAAATTTTATGTAACACATTGGGATGAACATTTTCCACTGTGGAGAGTAACATTTCTGAATATACTTTTGACAAGCTAGCTGGACTAAACTGATGGTTTATTTGTTGAGGTTTTGGGTATCGAGAAACATGAAATTAATGCAGATGATGGCGAGCTGAAGCATTTTGATGGAATTGTCATTCATCCAAGTCTGCAGTTTATTCTTGTAGCTAGGTTTTTGGTTCTGCTTTCTTGATTACATAAGTTTATTAATGTTTTAATTAATCTTTGTCTTCGATAACATGTACCTTATCAGGTACTATGATGCATTGTCTTTTTAGTTTTATAACGTTTAGTAAAGCTTTGTCATCTTTATCTTCTTTGCTATCCTCCCTTTTTGCAGAATGTGGGCATTTTTGGATATTCTAGAAAGGACTTGTCAGATGAGGATCTAAGAAACATAGTTGCAGCAACTTTGACTTGTCGAGTTGATCATCAGTATGTTCTCCTTTCCATCACAACATTTCTTCTGTGTAATTTCAAATTTCAAGATTTTTTTGTGCCTGTAATTACTTTCTTTCGTCTGTATTCGTTAATGGAATCTATTAACATTGGCCAAGATTTTCATTATACATCTGGAAGTATCAATTGGCAAGAACGGCACTTGTTTTCTGAAATTGGAAGTGAACGTGTTTTCCTTTTACAAGTGGTCTATAAATTACTTAAGAATTCAAAGTGTGAAATAAATATATCTCAGTTCAGGATGTTCTTATGGTTTTGTTCAGTTGTACGGGTCTCTGTATCTCTAACATCATGCTGTAACATGTTTCTTATTTTGACTCTCTTGTAGCTTAGCTATTGCTATGGATATGTCTCACCGAGTTTAACATCATTCTGAACTCTGAAGAttccaaatatttattttttgattgcTTTTATAATTCAAGCAATCCAAGAAATCTTTACAAAGAATAAAAATTGTAAATGTACAGCGAGAACTGCGGGGATAAGTTGGATGCCTTTCTTGATAGAACATATCATATAAATGGAGGATTTAACAACAAAGATGGGATGAAAATGCTTAATAGGCGAATGGAGCAAATTGAGGTAAGGTTTCAGTCTAGTTTgcttatatatattttcttatcaTGTCAACTCCTGTTTCTTCAAAAGTTTCTGGACACTAGAGCTGCTTGTGGGATCATATATAATTATCAATAGCTAATATCTCACCTTCACAGGGTGAACATGAAGCAAACAGGATATTCTACCTTTCAGTTCCCCAGGAAGCACTTCTTGATGTTTCAGTTTCTCTTGCTGATAATTCCCAAACAAAAAGAGGATGGAACAGGATAATCATTGAGAAGCCATTTGGCTTTGATGCATTATCTTCACACAAGCTCACACAGTGCTTTCTGTCAAAGTTTCAAGAGGAGCAGCTGTATAGGTGCCTTGTATTTTTTAACCATCATAACATTATTTTTGTTGCATCTGTAACTAAAGATCCTTGTTTTTTATATACTCGAGTAATCTACTTTGTCATTCAGGTTACCTCTATTGAGCCTTAACATAACATTGTTCTTGTTAATGTTTGTTTCAGGATTGATCATCGCCTGGGGAAGGACCTAATTGAGAATATCACTGTATTGAGGTTCTCTAATCTGGTTTTTGAACCATTATGGAGTCGGACTTACATAAAAAATGTGCAAGTATGGTGTTTTCCTCTCTGATGCATTTTGTCACACTTTATCCTTCTATTGATTTTTTGCTTGCCACATATCTATTCCAGGTTATCTTTTCAGAAGAATGTGGCATGGAGGCACAAGGAAGGTACTTAAGTGGCATTTCATTTGAGCCAAAAAAAGaggaataaaaaaatagaaatgaaGTAATTTTTTGATGTGCTGATTATTATTGATCAGATAATCACATATTTATTGGTCTACCTCATGTGAAAGTATCAAATATTTGTCATGGGTTATCTTTGTAGATCTGTCCTTTGAACATAGAAAAAGAAGTCCTGAAAATCGAAACAGAGGAGGCTAGGGCCTACGAGTCTAGGAAGTTTGTTTGCTTGAAGAATCATGAAAAATAGTGCCCCTTTGATTTTTTAGGTTTCGGTCTGACACTCTTTTCTGACCTATCTCATTCTGACCAAGTTCAACCTCTCAATGCTATACCTCCAATAACTCTTtgccaaaataaaacatttaaacaGGTTTTACAAGTCAATATCCACTATGCACTTATTGAATGGTTGGCATGgtgaaatggttttcatcatcGAAAGGATTGCTTTATTGCCTATATCTGTTTCAACTAGTTCAATTACTTTTTATCAGTCTGCTAATGATTACTATGGTGTCTATAGTACTAAAACATACTCATATACCAATCATGACCATAAATTGCTAAAGTCAGACAAAGAATTTAATGGTACGTGAACTTTACAGAAAGTTAGTTATACATTCTACATTCATGCTTAAATTATCTATCTAAAGTGACTAATGCCGATTTTATAAATTGTCAATAGATACTTTGGTCACTATGGTGTTATCCGTGACATAGTTCATAGTCACATTCTTCAGACAATTGCTTTATTTGCTATGGAACCACCTGTGAGTCTCGATGGGGAAGACATACGAAATGAAAAGGTAATGTATCTCCACCATATTGTTATTCCCAGACCAGGAAAATGTCAATTTACAGATGTTTGATTATGCATTTATGCAGGTCAAGGTGCTCAGATCTATCAGAAAGTTGAATCTCGATGATGTTGTTCTTGGCCAGTATAAAAATAGTGCAGATAAAAGTAGTTGTTACATGAACTCCCTGACGCCTACATTTTTTGCTGCTGCTCTGTACATTGACA
It encodes the following:
- the LOC103970425 gene encoding uncharacterized protein LOC103970425 isoform X3; translation: MGSEGPSTVTIHVTGFKKFHGVSENPTEIIVTNLKGFMQKKGLPEGLVLGSCNVLETAGEGALPHLHEVFQSAVAGKNNETSNGGQIIWLHLGVNSGATRFAIENQAVNEATFRCPDEMGWKPQKVAIVPSDGSISQVREVLTEDAIYMLWLL
- the LOC103970427 gene encoding inactive glucose-6-phosphate 1-dehydrogenase 4, chloroplastic, which codes for MPVLLPSSATAEAHAMVSVSSSIARPSSVRLLPLPAPRFPPVVSKCFFHCAASGTTTRVCELKIWMLEKLKWRKNFRTHGWEKKPRMLQVQDSVEETTSNSEVAESSPPNVQPIIPKYLESSTESSSSSAYGNSVDRAPSLCIAVVGATGELARNKIFPALFALYYSGFLPENVGIFGYSRKDLSDEDLRNIVAATLTCRVDHHENCGDKLDAFLDRTYHINGGFNNKDGMKMLNRRMEQIEGEHEANRIFYLSVPQEALLDVSVSLADNSQTKRGWNRIIIEKPFGFDALSSHKLTQCFLSKFQEEQLYRIDHRLGKDLIENITVLRFSNLVFEPLWSRTYIKNVQVIFSEECGMEAQGRYFGHYGVIRDIVHSHILQTIALFAMEPPVSLDGEDIRNEKVKVLRSIRKLNLDDVVLGQYKNSADKSSCYMNSLTPTFFAAALYIDNARWDGVPFLVKTGVGLIKHRVEIRIQFHHVPGNLYRECISHNIDLTTNELILRDQPDEAILLKVNNKVPGLGLQLDASELNLLYRDKYNVEVPDSYEHLLLDVIDGDNHLFMRSDELEAAWNILTPILDKIEENKVVPELYEIGGRGPVGAYYLGANHGVRWADD